From the genome of Argentina anserina chromosome 4, drPotAnse1.1, whole genome shotgun sequence, one region includes:
- the LOC126792830 gene encoding uncharacterized protein LOC126792830: MSNNNRWSLLSRLRRAVKKVSFLLDLSMSRWRIASMFSRSSSNVLRIKSFNDRPAGLTAACDSDENTEEDSGSSRGSRHLQRTISYPSDQDDIDQRAEMFIANFRRQLQIERQISLELSYCRGNSFQLASP; encoded by the coding sequence ATGAGCAACAACAACAGGTGGTCTTTGCTGAGCCGCCTAAGGAGGGCAGTGAAGAAGGTGAGCTTTCTTCTCGATCTCAGTATGAGCCGCTGGCGAATCGCCTCCATGTTCAGCCGTTCTTCTTCTAATGTTCTACGCATAAAGAGCTTCAATGATCGGCCGGCTGGACTGACCGCAGCTTGCGACTCCGATGAGAACACAGAGGAGGATTCCGGGTCTTCTAGGGGATCACGTCATCTTCAGAGGACTATAAGCTACCCGTCGGATCAAGATGATATTGATCAGAGAGCAGAGATGTTCATAGCGAATTTCCGGCGCCAACTTCAGATTGAAAGACAGATCTCTCTGGAGCTGAGTTACTGTAGAGGAAACAGTTTTCAGTTGGCATCTCCTTGA